Proteins encoded in a region of the Loxodonta africana isolate mLoxAfr1 chromosome 22, mLoxAfr1.hap2, whole genome shotgun sequence genome:
- the LOC135228446 gene encoding 15 kDa protein A-like: MAGAWRALALVVGLTITACAARRQLNYGDIINQALQAFNQGQRGRPLFRLLEATPPPRLNSTSTIPLNFRIKETVCLSNDRRPLRECPFRAGGMERNCTGSFFRRGLRRTLTIDCTSDCPRAQEVLPERSSVNYSEETPPKTESPKLPPVARDIF, encoded by the exons ATGGCAGGAGCTTGGAGGGCCTTAGCGCTGGTGGTGGGTTTGACCATCACGGCCTGTGCAGCCCGCCGCCAACTGAACTATGGGGACATTATCAATCAGGCCCTGCAGGCCTTTAATCAGGGACAAAGAGGAAGGCCCCTCTTCCGCCTGCTAGAAGCCACCCCACCGCCCAGATTG AACTCCACCTCAACAATCCCTCTCAACTTCAGGATTAAAGAGACTGTGTGCCTTTCAAATGACCGGAGACCACTTCGAGAATGTCCTTTCAGGGCGGGCGGG ATGGAGCGAAACTGCACTGGCAGCTTCTTCAGGCGGGGGCTTCGCCGCACCCTGACGATCGACTGCACCAGCGACTGCCCGCGAGCGCAAGAG GTCCTCCCAGAGAGGAGCTCTGTCAACTACTCCGAGGAGACCCCTCCGAAGACCGAGAGCCCCAAGCTGCCACCTGTGGCCAGGGACATATTTTAG